The Benincasa hispida cultivar B227 chromosome 11, ASM972705v1, whole genome shotgun sequence genome has a segment encoding these proteins:
- the LOC120091287 gene encoding COX assembly mitochondrial protein 2 homolog: protein MHPPLTLHKHPMCAEIIEEFQKCHLDHPVAKFFGECTDLKIKLDRCFRQEKALKRKANFEQSKKMKERLDALRKENAS, encoded by the exons ATGCATCCTCCTCTAACTTTGCATAAGCACCCGATGTGTGCTGAA ATTATTGAGGAGTTTCAGAAGTGTCATCTAGACCATCCTGTTGCAAAATTTTTCGGTGAATGCACAGATCTCAAAATCAAGCTCGATCGGTGTTTCAGGCAGGAA AAAGCTCTCAAACGAAAGGCAAACTTTGAACAGAgtaaaaaaatgaaggaaaggCTCGACGCTTTAAGAAAGGAAAACGCTTCGTGA